The proteins below are encoded in one region of Bremerella sp. P1:
- a CDS encoding PAS domain-containing sensor histidine kinase, which produces MQPEKDSCYRGETAETRAWKAADIELENKQLRKRNAELENLICSAPVYIVAIEPDGELTYVNYFPTEHYDRIVGHNIRDFVSEEDGVTLGEAIERVLREGKTQKLRVRSLASNTVQQVRYAPLTTPDGKKKVVGVTFDATDEQDVVDALQESKEKIEAELGESDERFRTMVEMTPVPVVISDMETGRVLSGNHALAETFKTPYETLQEQITGDFYADPAQRQALIEKVANNIPIRGMTMKLKTAEDDIWWAAVYLDRITFAGRPALLACFLDISVRKQREEEILRDRRALRRLLDTNERDRRLIAYEIHDGVVQDMTGALMFMETGLSFIPAEADGREELMRGTEFLSDAIGEIRRLLNGLRPLSLEQGGVIAALDDIVTRMTEEGFVVDFEHSVQFDRLAPSLEMAIYRTVQEGVNNARKHSGANGVRVSIQQENKTIVLEISDAGCGFAPDKVDPRRCGISGIHERASLLGGMAQIDTFPGKGTTITVSLPLGDFIDSD; this is translated from the coding sequence GTGCAACCAGAGAAAGACAGCTGCTACCGCGGGGAAACAGCGGAAACACGGGCCTGGAAGGCTGCCGATATCGAGCTCGAGAACAAGCAACTACGCAAGCGCAACGCGGAACTCGAGAATCTCATTTGCTCAGCACCAGTATACATCGTCGCCATTGAACCGGATGGCGAACTGACCTACGTCAATTACTTTCCGACCGAGCACTACGATCGAATCGTCGGTCACAATATCCGCGACTTCGTTTCTGAGGAAGACGGCGTAACCCTGGGCGAGGCGATTGAACGCGTTCTGAGAGAAGGAAAGACGCAGAAACTGAGGGTTCGTAGTTTAGCCTCAAATACCGTTCAACAAGTTCGCTATGCCCCTCTCACAACTCCTGATGGAAAGAAAAAGGTTGTGGGAGTTACCTTCGATGCCACCGACGAGCAAGACGTGGTAGATGCCTTGCAGGAAAGCAAGGAGAAGATCGAAGCGGAACTGGGCGAAAGCGACGAGCGTTTTCGCACCATGGTCGAGATGACGCCTGTACCGGTGGTGATCTCTGACATGGAGACTGGCCGGGTCTTATCAGGTAACCACGCGTTGGCCGAAACATTCAAGACTCCCTACGAAACACTCCAGGAGCAGATCACCGGTGATTTCTACGCCGACCCTGCTCAGCGTCAGGCCCTTATCGAAAAGGTTGCCAACAATATCCCGATCCGGGGCATGACGATGAAACTGAAAACGGCGGAAGACGACATCTGGTGGGCCGCCGTCTACCTCGATCGAATCACCTTCGCTGGCCGCCCTGCCCTGTTGGCCTGCTTCCTGGACATTAGTGTTCGCAAGCAACGGGAAGAAGAAATCTTGCGAGACCGTCGGGCCCTGCGACGGTTGCTCGACACCAATGAACGAGACCGGCGCCTGATCGCCTACGAAATTCATGATGGCGTGGTCCAAGATATGACGGGCGCGTTGATGTTTATGGAAACAGGCCTCAGCTTCATTCCTGCGGAAGCGGATGGCCGAGAGGAACTCATGCGCGGGACGGAGTTCCTCTCCGACGCGATTGGTGAGATTCGTCGACTGCTCAATGGCCTCAGACCGCTGAGCCTGGAGCAAGGCGGAGTCATTGCGGCGCTTGACGACATCGTCACGCGCATGACGGAAGAAGGCTTCGTGGTCGACTTTGAACATTCCGTTCAATTTGACCGGCTTGCTCCATCACTGGAAATGGCCATCTATCGCACCGTGCAAGAAGGTGTGAACAATGCCCGCAAACATAGCGGTGCCAATGGAGTCCGCGTTTCCATCCAGCAAGAGAACAAAACGATTGTGCTGGAGATATCCGACGCAGGATGTGGCTTCGCCCCCGACAAAGTCGATCCCAGACGCTGCGGTATCTCGGGGATCCACGAACGCGCCAGTTTGCTGGGGGGCATGGCCCAGATCGATACGTTCCCAGGCAAGGGAACAACGATCACCGTCTCGCTTCCCCTGGGTGACTTTATTGACAGCGACTAG
- a CDS encoding response regulator, with protein sequence MTTISSSSDKQVLHVDDDDVFLKIANHRLTKEGYQVTSLVRPEQALKHLLNSNCRVCILDIDMPRVNGLDLLQEIKAYDGGIQVIMMTGLVSQMTVLESLRGGAEACFFKPMPDFTPLMETLDATFVKVERWWRCLHELKNRRASELNTAGSSQ encoded by the coding sequence ATGACAACGATTTCATCCAGTAGCGATAAACAGGTGCTTCACGTCGACGACGATGATGTCTTCCTGAAGATTGCCAACCATCGCTTAACCAAGGAAGGTTACCAGGTCACGTCGCTGGTCAGGCCAGAACAGGCTCTGAAGCACTTGCTGAACTCCAACTGCCGGGTCTGCATCCTCGATATCGATATGCCCCGCGTGAACGGTTTGGATTTGCTGCAAGAGATCAAGGCCTACGACGGGGGTATTCAGGTCATCATGATGACCGGCCTGGTTTCGCAGATGACGGTCTTGGAATCGCTACGCGGCGGAGCGGAAGCATGCTTTTTCAAGCCAATGCCTGACTTTACTCCATTGATGGAAACCTTGGACGCCACGTTCGTCAAGGTCGAGCGTTGGTGGCGATGTCTGCATGAACTGAAGAATCGACGAGCAAGCGAATTGAATACTGCCGGATCTTCGCAGTAA
- a CDS encoding sulfatase family protein, translated as MLLLAIVTTCCADFVNAQDDSQPKKPNFVVIFCDDLGYGDLGCFGNPTIRTKHLDQMATEGMKFTQFYVAASVCTPSRAGLMTGRLPCRSGMCSNTRRVLFPNSKGGLPAEEVTIAEALHDGGYATACIGKWHLGHHKQYLPTNNGFDYYFGIPYSNDMDRISSAPKGRKSFWEPKSEYFNVPLMRNEEIIERPADQTTITRRYTEETIKFIEQNQDKPFFVYLAHSMPHIPLFRSPEFEGVSRRGYYGDVIEEIDWSVGQVLQKLRDTGLDENTLVVFCSDNGPWLIFDDHGGSAGPLRDGKGSTFDGGMREPTIFWWPKTIPAAEVTADVGSTMDLMATFTSLAGLPLPSDRKLDSYDLTPVLKQTGKSNREALFYYRGYELMAVRVGPWKMHLKTQTGYGQPKAEVHNPPLLYQLEEDPGESRNLAKENPEVIESIQKVIEQHQKEMVFADSQLEL; from the coding sequence TTGCTCCTGCTTGCAATCGTCACGACGTGCTGCGCTGATTTTGTTAACGCTCAAGACGATTCCCAACCCAAGAAGCCGAACTTCGTCGTGATCTTCTGCGACGACCTGGGCTACGGTGACTTAGGTTGCTTTGGCAATCCCACGATTCGCACCAAGCATCTCGATCAGATGGCGACCGAAGGGATGAAGTTCACCCAGTTCTACGTCGCTGCTTCGGTATGCACTCCTAGCCGTGCCGGGTTGATGACCGGCCGATTGCCATGCCGCAGTGGCATGTGCAGCAATACGCGGCGCGTGTTGTTCCCGAACTCGAAGGGAGGACTTCCGGCCGAAGAAGTCACGATCGCCGAAGCACTGCATGATGGTGGCTACGCGACCGCTTGCATTGGCAAGTGGCACCTGGGACATCACAAGCAATATCTGCCAACCAATAACGGGTTCGATTACTACTTCGGTATTCCTTACTCGAACGACATGGACCGGATCAGTTCGGCCCCCAAGGGTCGCAAGTCGTTCTGGGAGCCCAAGAGCGAATACTTCAACGTTCCTTTGATGCGGAACGAAGAGATCATCGAGCGTCCCGCCGATCAGACGACGATTACCCGGCGGTACACCGAAGAAACCATCAAATTCATCGAGCAGAACCAGGACAAACCATTCTTCGTCTACCTGGCTCATTCGATGCCGCATATCCCTCTGTTCCGCTCGCCGGAATTTGAAGGAGTGAGCCGTCGCGGATACTACGGCGACGTCATCGAAGAGATCGACTGGAGCGTCGGGCAGGTCTTGCAGAAGCTACGCGACACAGGCCTCGACGAGAACACGCTGGTCGTCTTCTGCAGTGACAATGGCCCTTGGCTGATCTTCGATGATCACGGCGGGTCGGCTGGTCCGCTACGTGACGGCAAGGGCAGCACCTTTGACGGGGGCATGCGAGAACCCACCATTTTCTGGTGGCCGAAAACCATTCCCGCGGCCGAAGTCACCGCGGATGTCGGCAGCACGATGGACCTGATGGCGACCTTTACGTCGCTGGCCGGACTGCCGCTACCATCCGATCGCAAACTCGACAGCTACGACCTGACTCCAGTCCTCAAGCAAACCGGCAAGAGTAACCGCGAGGCCCTATTCTATTATCGAGGTTACGAATTGATGGCGGTTCGCGTCGGCCCGTGGAAGATGCATCTCAAGACCCAAACCGGATATGGTCAACCGAAAGCAGAAGTTCATAACCCACCGCTGCTTTACCAACTGGAAGAAGACCCCGGCGAATCGAGGAACCTGGCCAAGGAGAACCCTGAGGTCATCGAGTCGATTCAAAAAGTGATCGAGCAGCACCAGAAGGAAATGGTGTTCGCCGATTCCCAACTCGAACTTTAA
- a CDS encoding chemotaxis protein CheA, whose translation MTTTVDSNDELLLAFIDESLHSIHGLADQITAYLHNPGNSDPINGVFRTVHSIKGNAGFFGLSVIKKFAHSVENTLDDIRNQKLALTEDLNRALIDSFDRINGLLQEVEQNDIRDELSTEEVSLLERIAELSLDSEGGCSSEEAMLKELHSLAQEMNAAGFPESLRWSDKLAQLIGSSDEEAEAEEGSALDPKDVLAGRFEVGGEDISTLVQSVGEAFVWPEDGGWNDDRSALVLDRLADFAMICRANGDTSDQEKLEAALKDFKVIYQSPIGVDEGLLSVVWANVAAVIERLSPAKEPAEAAPAAKESTPEAAASESPAAQQAKRARSIRVNENHLDRFLDDVSALFITCERLKDVQCRMAVSESIGELVEELRQINVTFSTQANELQKSVVSLRKVPVRGLLSKFPPMARKLAGDLGKKIDVHIEGDEVEVDKSLIEDLDSPLTHMIRNVADHAIETPQQRVERGVGETGNLWIKAETTRTHVVITIRDDGRGIDASRIRQKAIDKQIMPVEQLQAMPDAEVIDLVFHPGFSTAEKITDVSGRGVGMDVVRTTIRDHDGEVHVESAVNQGTTFTIEIPIRQAVLVIEGLLVGVDQEQFVIPFENIREVMEIDTREIKTCHGLPMAVVRGQTVSVVSLADQMELGSAERWEDKSKHAAVLVAGKQGAACFLVDRVIGKRKVVVNDLQNVLENCNRISGVAQLGGGRLSLVISVPEIIKSMVPSTVA comes from the coding sequence ATGACCACGACCGTAGACTCAAACGACGAACTTCTTTTAGCGTTTATCGATGAATCGCTTCACTCGATTCATGGACTCGCTGATCAGATTACCGCGTACTTGCACAATCCGGGCAACTCGGATCCGATCAATGGCGTATTTCGAACGGTCCACTCCATCAAAGGAAACGCTGGTTTCTTTGGTTTGTCGGTCATCAAGAAGTTCGCCCATTCGGTCGAAAATACACTCGACGACATCCGCAACCAAAAGCTGGCGCTTACCGAAGATCTCAATCGTGCGCTGATCGATTCGTTCGATCGAATCAATGGGCTTTTGCAGGAAGTCGAGCAAAACGATATTCGTGATGAACTCTCGACCGAGGAAGTCTCGCTTCTGGAACGCATTGCCGAGTTGTCACTTGACTCGGAAGGTGGCTGCTCCAGCGAAGAGGCAATGCTCAAAGAGCTGCACTCACTCGCTCAAGAGATGAACGCCGCTGGCTTCCCCGAATCGCTGCGTTGGTCGGATAAACTGGCGCAGCTCATCGGTAGCTCGGATGAAGAAGCCGAGGCGGAAGAAGGTTCTGCCCTGGACCCCAAGGACGTGCTGGCCGGACGTTTTGAAGTCGGTGGGGAAGACATTTCGACCCTGGTTCAGAGCGTCGGCGAGGCGTTTGTATGGCCGGAAGATGGTGGCTGGAACGATGATCGTTCGGCCCTGGTTCTGGATCGCCTGGCAGACTTTGCGATGATTTGTCGTGCCAACGGAGACACGAGCGATCAGGAAAAGCTCGAAGCGGCCCTCAAGGATTTCAAAGTCATTTACCAAAGTCCGATCGGTGTCGACGAAGGACTTCTTTCGGTTGTTTGGGCAAACGTTGCCGCTGTCATCGAACGACTCAGCCCAGCAAAAGAGCCAGCCGAAGCGGCTCCGGCAGCGAAAGAGTCGACGCCCGAGGCTGCCGCGTCTGAATCCCCTGCAGCCCAACAAGCCAAACGGGCTCGCTCGATTCGCGTCAACGAAAATCACCTCGATCGCTTCCTGGATGACGTCTCCGCATTGTTCATTACCTGCGAACGATTGAAGGACGTGCAGTGCCGGATGGCCGTGTCGGAATCGATCGGCGAATTGGTTGAAGAACTGCGTCAAATCAACGTCACGTTCTCGACCCAAGCCAACGAACTGCAAAAGAGTGTCGTTTCGCTACGGAAAGTCCCGGTACGAGGCCTGCTATCGAAGTTTCCTCCGATGGCTCGCAAGTTGGCCGGCGACCTGGGTAAGAAGATCGATGTTCATATCGAAGGCGACGAAGTCGAAGTCGATAAGTCGTTGATCGAAGACCTCGACTCGCCGCTGACGCACATGATTCGCAACGTGGCCGACCATGCCATTGAAACGCCTCAACAGCGAGTGGAACGTGGTGTGGGCGAAACGGGTAACTTGTGGATCAAGGCCGAGACAACTCGTACTCATGTCGTGATCACCATTCGAGACGATGGGCGTGGTATCGATGCCAGCCGCATTCGTCAGAAGGCCATCGACAAACAGATCATGCCAGTCGAACAGCTTCAGGCAATGCCGGACGCTGAGGTCATCGACTTGGTTTTCCACCCAGGGTTTTCGACCGCCGAAAAGATTACCGACGTTTCCGGTCGTGGTGTGGGCATGGATGTGGTGCGAACCACGATTCGCGACCACGACGGCGAGGTACATGTCGAGTCGGCTGTAAACCAAGGCACTACGTTTACGATCGAAATTCCGATTCGTCAGGCCGTGCTGGTGATCGAAGGGTTGCTGGTCGGTGTCGATCAAGAACAGTTTGTGATCCCATTCGAAAACATCCGCGAAGTGATGGAAATCGATACTCGCGAGATTAAGACCTGCCACGGTCTGCCGATGGCGGTTGTTCGTGGGCAGACGGTCTCGGTCGTGTCGCTGGCCGACCAGATGGAACTCGGATCGGCCGAACGCTGGGAAGACAAGTCGAAGCACGCCGCGGTCTTGGTCGCCGGAAAGCAAGGGGCCGCATGCTTCCTGGTCGATCGCGTGATCGGCAAGCGGAAAGTGGTCGTCAACGATCTGCAGAACGTACTGGAAAACTGCAATCGGATCAGTGGTGTCGCCCAACTAGGTGGCGGACGGTTGTCCTTGGTGATCAGCGTTCCGGAAATCATCAAATCGATGGTGCCCAGCACGGTGGCCTAG
- the xylA gene encoding xylose isomerase, translating into MTAFPEVGKIEYEGPESRNPLAFRWYNPDEVVEGKTMKEHFRFSVTYWHTFRGTGADPFGPGTAVRPWDDGTDSVENAVNRVKVAFEFIEKLGAPYYAFHDRDVAPEGANLKETYKNFDTVVDALEAEQERTGIKLLWGTANMFSNPRFMHGAATSCNADVFAYSACSVKKAMEVTKRLGGEGYVFWGGREGYQNLLNTDMKRELDHLGKFLHMAVDYAKEIGFTGQFMIEPKPKEPTKHQYDFDSANCLAFLKSYGLDDHFKMNLETNHATLAGHTMQHELEYCGMNDILGSIDANTGDLLLGWDTDQFPTNYYLTTECMLSILKYGGLGSGGVNFDAKVRRESFEPIDLFYAHIGGMDAFAKGLKIAAAIRADGKLADFVKDRYSSWDSGVGADIEADKHDFKTLEAYMLEKGEASPNSSGRQELLEHIFNMYL; encoded by the coding sequence ATGACTGCTTTTCCTGAAGTTGGAAAGATCGAATACGAAGGCCCCGAGTCGCGTAATCCGCTGGCTTTTCGTTGGTACAACCCGGATGAAGTGGTCGAAGGCAAGACCATGAAGGAGCACTTCCGCTTCAGTGTGACCTACTGGCACACGTTCCGCGGAACCGGTGCCGATCCTTTCGGTCCTGGCACGGCGGTTCGTCCTTGGGACGATGGCACCGACTCGGTCGAGAACGCCGTCAATCGCGTGAAGGTGGCTTTCGAGTTCATCGAAAAGCTGGGCGCGCCTTACTATGCGTTCCACGATCGCGACGTTGCCCCCGAAGGTGCCAACCTGAAGGAAACCTACAAGAACTTCGACACCGTGGTCGACGCACTGGAAGCCGAACAAGAACGTACCGGCATCAAGCTGCTGTGGGGCACGGCCAACATGTTCAGCAATCCTCGCTTCATGCATGGTGCCGCGACCAGTTGCAACGCCGACGTGTTCGCTTACTCGGCATGCAGCGTGAAGAAAGCCATGGAAGTCACCAAGCGACTCGGTGGCGAGGGCTACGTGTTCTGGGGTGGTCGCGAAGGTTACCAGAACCTGCTCAACACCGACATGAAGCGTGAGCTCGATCACCTCGGCAAGTTCCTGCACATGGCCGTCGATTACGCCAAGGAAATTGGCTTCACCGGTCAGTTCATGATTGAACCGAAGCCGAAAGAACCGACCAAGCACCAGTACGACTTCGATTCGGCCAACTGCCTGGCGTTTCTCAAGTCGTATGGTCTGGACGATCACTTCAAGATGAATCTCGAGACCAACCACGCTACGCTGGCCGGTCATACCATGCAGCACGAACTGGAGTACTGCGGCATGAACGATATTCTGGGTTCGATCGATGCCAACACCGGTGACCTGCTGTTGGGCTGGGATACGGACCAGTTCCCCACCAACTACTACCTGACGACCGAGTGCATGCTTTCGATTCTGAAGTATGGCGGTCTGGGCAGCGGTGGTGTGAACTTCGACGCTAAGGTTCGCCGCGAAAGCTTCGAGCCAATCGACCTGTTCTATGCTCACATCGGTGGTATGGATGCATTTGCCAAGGGTCTGAAGATCGCTGCGGCGATTCGTGCCGATGGCAAGCTGGCCGATTTCGTCAAAGATCGCTACTCGAGCTGGGACAGCGGCGTCGGTGCCGATATCGAAGCCGACAAGCACGACTTCAAGACGCTCGAAGCTTACATGCTCGAAAAAGGCGAAGCCAGTCCGAACTCCAGTGGTCGCCAGGAACTGTTGGAACACATCTTCAACATGTACCTGTAA
- a CDS encoding 3-keto-disaccharide hydrolase, with protein sequence MKINFLLLVCLLTLGMTSIVVAETDEDLLFNQDSFAGWEGNLDWFRIENGAVVAGRLDQDIPRNEFLCTEQEFADFELTLEAKLVGDGKNAGVQFRSKRIPDHHEVIGYQCDIGWSGDKPIWGALYDESRRRKFLVEGDAEKLKKTLADKEFVPLKIRAQGKHIQIWVGDVKTVDYHEPDDNIPQSGIIGLQIHSGPKCEAWYRNIRLKKL encoded by the coding sequence ATGAAGATCAATTTCCTGCTGCTTGTCTGCCTGCTGACGCTGGGTATGACTTCGATTGTCGTCGCCGAGACCGACGAAGATTTGCTATTCAATCAAGATTCGTTTGCCGGCTGGGAAGGTAATCTCGACTGGTTCCGCATCGAGAATGGGGCCGTGGTGGCTGGGCGTTTGGATCAAGATATCCCACGCAATGAGTTTCTTTGCACCGAACAAGAGTTCGCCGACTTCGAGTTGACCCTGGAAGCCAAGCTGGTAGGGGATGGCAAGAACGCTGGCGTCCAGTTCCGCAGCAAGCGAATTCCTGATCACCACGAAGTCATTGGCTATCAGTGCGACATCGGTTGGTCCGGCGATAAACCAATTTGGGGTGCTCTCTACGACGAGTCACGCCGCCGCAAGTTCCTGGTTGAAGGCGACGCGGAAAAGTTGAAGAAGACGCTTGCCGACAAGGAGTTTGTCCCGCTCAAGATTCGAGCCCAAGGCAAGCACATTCAGATCTGGGTCGGCGATGTCAAAACGGTCGACTATCATGAACCGGACGACAACATTCCCCAGTCAGGCATTATCGGTCTGCAGATTCATTCCGGACCGAAGTGCGAAGCCTGGTATCGCAACATTCGTTTGAAGAAGTTGTAA
- a CDS encoding HAD family hydrolase has translation MSSTLEFFYFDLGKVLLDFDHEIACRQLADVLETSAESIRSDVFHSGQQWKYERGEITTLDLHQWLCDRYDVEAKLEDVCHAASHIFHPIPGTIEIAAALHAAGKRMGILSNTCDAHWEYCLGKPFPFLDDYFPIHALSFRLGTMKPDPEIYLKAAALCDVSPEKIFFVDDREENVAGAADAGYDAVLFTSPADLREALNTRGIPF, from the coding sequence ATGAGTTCCACCCTCGAGTTCTTTTACTTCGATCTGGGCAAGGTGCTGCTCGACTTCGATCACGAGATCGCTTGTCGACAATTGGCCGATGTTCTTGAAACGAGCGCCGAATCCATTCGCAGCGATGTCTTTCACTCGGGTCAGCAGTGGAAGTACGAGCGGGGCGAGATCACGACGCTGGATCTGCACCAGTGGCTGTGCGATCGGTACGATGTGGAGGCCAAGCTGGAAGATGTTTGCCATGCGGCCTCGCATATCTTCCACCCGATTCCCGGCACCATTGAAATTGCCGCAGCCTTGCATGCTGCCGGCAAGCGGATGGGAATCCTATCCAACACGTGCGACGCTCACTGGGAATATTGCCTGGGGAAGCCGTTTCCCTTTCTGGATGACTACTTCCCGATTCACGCGCTCAGCTTTCGGCTCGGGACGATGAAGCCTGATCCCGAGATTTACCTCAAAGCAGCCGCGTTATGTGATGTCTCTCCCGAAAAAATCTTCTTCGTGGACGATCGTGAGGAAAATGTCGCTGGTGCGGCTGATGCGGGTTATGACGCCGTATTGTTCACCAGTCCGGCCGACTTGCGTGAAGCATTGAACACTCGCGGCATTCCGTTCTAA
- the ilvD gene encoding dihydroxy-acid dehydratase, with the protein MSQPLNKYSSRITQPKSQGASQAMLYGTGMTDEDMQKAQVGICSVWYEGNTCNMHLNKLGEEVKKGVVAADLVGMRFNTIGVSDGISMGTEGMSFSLQSRDLIADSIETIMGGQWYDALVAIPGCDKNMPGCLIAMGRLNRPSLMVYGGTIKPGHRNGDKLDVVSAFQCYGQYLAGTISEDERKEIVRKSCPGAGACGGMYTANTMASAIEALGMSLPFSASIPAEDPGKIDECHRAGAAIRNLLEKDIKPRDIMTREAFENAMVIVMALGGSTNAVLHLIAMARSVDIDLGLEDWQAVSDRVPMLADFKPSGKYVQEDLHKIGGTPGVMKYLLKEGLLNGDCLTVTGKTLAENCAETADLTEGQDIVHTLSNPIKKTGHLQMLFGSLAPEGAVAKITGKEGLQFSGPAKVFDSEEDMLHALEDKKIVKGDVVVIRYEGPKGGPGMPEMLTPTSAIMGAGLGADVALLTDGRFSGGSHGFIVGHVTPEAQVGGPIALAQDGDIITIDADKRVIDLEVPEEELAKRKAAWTAPPYKVKRGTLYKYIKNVKSASEGCVTDE; encoded by the coding sequence GTGTCTCAGCCCCTGAACAAGTACAGCTCGCGTATCACTCAACCGAAAAGCCAAGGTGCGTCCCAGGCCATGTTGTATGGAACAGGGATGACTGACGAGGACATGCAAAAGGCTCAAGTCGGTATCTGCAGCGTTTGGTACGAAGGCAATACCTGTAACATGCACCTCAACAAGCTGGGCGAAGAGGTCAAGAAAGGCGTTGTGGCTGCTGACCTGGTCGGCATGCGATTCAATACCATCGGCGTGAGCGATGGGATCTCGATGGGTACCGAAGGGATGAGCTTCTCGCTTCAGTCCCGCGACCTGATCGCCGACTCGATCGAAACGATCATGGGTGGCCAATGGTACGACGCCTTGGTTGCCATCCCTGGCTGCGACAAGAACATGCCAGGCTGCTTGATCGCCATGGGGCGACTCAACCGTCCATCCCTGATGGTTTACGGCGGGACCATTAAGCCTGGTCATCGCAATGGCGATAAGCTGGACGTCGTCTCGGCGTTCCAGTGCTACGGCCAATACCTGGCCGGTACGATTTCCGAAGACGAACGTAAGGAGATCGTTCGCAAGTCGTGTCCTGGTGCCGGTGCTTGCGGCGGGATGTATACGGCTAACACGATGGCTTCCGCCATTGAAGCATTGGGCATGTCCCTCCCCTTCTCGGCCAGTATCCCAGCCGAAGACCCCGGCAAGATCGACGAGTGCCACCGAGCCGGTGCCGCCATTCGCAACCTGCTGGAGAAAGACATCAAGCCGCGCGACATCATGACGCGCGAAGCTTTTGAAAATGCCATGGTCATTGTCATGGCCCTGGGTGGCTCGACCAATGCCGTGCTGCACTTGATTGCCATGGCCCGCAGTGTCGATATCGACCTGGGCTTGGAAGACTGGCAGGCCGTCAGCGATCGCGTGCCGATGCTGGCCGACTTCAAGCCAAGCGGAAAGTACGTGCAAGAAGACCTGCACAAGATCGGCGGCACGCCCGGCGTGATGAAGTACCTCTTGAAGGAAGGCCTACTCAACGGCGACTGCCTGACCGTCACCGGTAAGACGCTTGCTGAGAACTGTGCCGAAACGGCTGACCTGACCGAAGGCCAGGACATCGTACACACCTTGTCGAACCCCATCAAGAAGACCGGCCACTTGCAGATGCTGTTCGGCAGTTTGGCTCCAGAAGGTGCTGTCGCCAAGATCACCGGTAAGGAAGGTCTTCAGTTCAGCGGTCCGGCCAAGGTGTTCGATTCCGAAGAAGACATGCTGCACGCCTTGGAAGATAAGAAGATCGTCAAGGGAGACGTGGTTGTGATTCGCTACGAAGGCCCGAAGGGTGGACCTGGCATGCCAGAAATGCTGACCCCCACCTCGGCCATCATGGGTGCCGGTCTGGGTGCCGACGTGGCCCTGCTGACCGATGGACGCTTCTCCGGTGGTTCGCACGGTTTCATCGTCGGACACGTTACCCCCGAAGCCCAGGTGGGCGGCCCGATCGCTCTGGCCCAGGACGGCGACATCATCACGATCGACGCCGACAAACGTGTGATCGATCTGGAAGTTCCCGAAGAAGAACTGGCCAAGCGCAAAGCGGCCTGGACCGCTCCACCTTACAAGGTGAAGCGAGGTACGCTGTACAAGTACATCAAGAACGTGAAGAGCGCTTCCGAAGGTTGCGTGACCGACGAGTAA